The following is a genomic window from Trachemys scripta elegans isolate TJP31775 chromosome 16, CAS_Tse_1.0, whole genome shotgun sequence.
tagctaatgtgactccaatttttaaaaaagggctccagaggtgaccctgggaattacaggcaggtaagcctgacttcagtatctGGCAAACTGGTTGAGACTTAAGTATTGTCAggtacatagatgaacataattggttggggaagagtcaatagggtttttgtaaagggaaatcataccttaCCAATCTGCTAGAGTTCTTTCAGGGGGTCAAcaggcatgtggacaagggggaaccagtggatatagtgtacttagattttcagaaagcctttgacaagttccctcaccaaaggctcttaagcaaagtaagctgtcatgggataagagggaagatcctctcatggagtGGTAACtggtaaaagataggaaacaaagggtaggaatagtcagttttcagaatagagaaaggtaaatagtaGTTTCCTttaggggtctgtattgggaccagtcctattcaccatattcataaatgatctgggaaaaggggtaaacagggaggtggcaaaatctatagatgatacaaaacttctcaaaatagttaagttccCCAGCaggctgcaaagagctacaaCAGTATCTCACAAAACTGCGTGAATGGGCAACAACATGGcagattaaattaaatgttgataaatgcaaagtaatgcacattggaaaacataatcccaactatacatataaaatgatggggtctaaattagctgttgctactcAAGGacaagatcttggcgtcattgtggatagttctctgaaaacatccactcagtgcgcagtggcagtcaaaaaagcaaacaatgttgggaatcattaagaaagggatagataagacacaaaatatcatattgcccctatataaatctgGAGTAcgcccgcatcttgaatactgtgtgaagatgtggttgcccatctcaaaaaagatatattggaaaaagttcagaaaagggcaacaaaaattattaggggaatGGAATGGCTTCcctaggaggagagattaataaaatgggggcttttcagcttggaatagagacaactaaggggagatatgactgaggtctataaaatcatgattggtgtgaagaatgtgaataaggaagtgttatttactcataacacaagaactaggggtcaccagaagaaattaataggcggcaggtttaaaacaaaaggaagtatttcttcatacaacaccgggtcagtctgtggaactctttgccacaggatgttgtgaaggccaagagtgtaatagggttcaaaaaggaactagataagttcatggaggataggtccatcaatggctattagccagagatggtgtccctagcctctgtttgccagaagctgggcataGGCTCcagcggatggatcacttgatgattacttgttctgttcattccctctggggcacctggcattggccactgccggtagataggatactgggctagatggacctttggtctgacccagtatggccattcttatgtctcaGGGGAGGCTCTGGCAGTGCGACATGCCATGCCATCTGTGTGTTTCAGGCAGGAGGGTTTTCAGGAGATTTAACTTGCAGAGCTGTTAACAGTGGCTCGGATTTCGCTCTTTGCTTGGTAGTTTGGATTGTGTCAATACACAAAGTCAAGAAGGGGGAGTAGTATGAAGCATGGCCACCAGGAGAGCTGGAAGTGGATCTAGAAGCTGCTGTAGACACCTCCAGGAACAAAGTGtgggggtggtgatgggggaATTCTCTCCCATCCCCAGAAAACGTGGTAGGGCTGTGGGATACCTAATACTTGGTGGATGGTTCCACAGACTGAGTGGAAATGCTGGTCCTAGAATCCAAATCTCTGGGCTCAGCGTCCTGTGCCCTATTACAACAGACCATTCTGCCTCCCTTGGGAGCAGCCCCCACACTACAGTGGGGCTTGGCTGTAGTTCTGCCTCTAGCTGACCAAGTTACTTTAGTGGCCAAATGCTGCCTAATAACTGTCTTCAGCACCAGCCCCCTCGCTGTCCCTCTGTACGTAGGATGGTCTCTAGAGGGAAGGTGTGCCTCTCCCTTCTAACCTGCACCTTCACGCCAGCTGTCCCCCTCTTCCATGTGTGTATTGCCTTAGTAGGTAGTGCTATCACATCAGAGTCGGCCTCTGTGTTGGAGAGCCCCAGCATAAAGCCCCTGTTGCTGCCtctgtgaaaagcaacatgcTGAGGTCCTGTAAGCACCCCATGGAGCAACTTGGGTGTAAATGACCACTAGTGGAGCTGTGTAAAACCCAAAGAGCTGCGGCTGCCCCCTCCATCTGGTGTTCATCCAACTTGCTGTCACTGATTATGGGACTGGcttctttatttgtattgtagtgcctaggagcccagccagggagcaggcccccattgtgctaggggctgtacatacTGAATGAAAAGACAACCCCTGTCCTAAAAAGCTTACaatgcacatttattttaatgtgagTTTATTACACTGGTAAGGTGACGGCCTCTCTCGGAGAACACGCTGTGGGTAAAAAGGGGGCTGGGGCCTCTGTGCTAGGTTGTTCTGAAGTTTCCCTCTGTCCCCCTGGACTTCCTAAGCCCTGAGTAAACTTAGAGCAGTCCAATAACCCTGACTGATTTGGCTTGCTACTAAACTAAGAGCCAGGCATGATAGCAGGGGCTCTGTAGTAGAAATGCCATCTTTCACTGAACTCCCAAAAGCAAGGCCCTGAACCCATCTTGGAAAATCTTATTAAAAATTAGAGACATTAGCACACATGACCTTGGCCTTAATTCTGCCAGGCTACTGTCCACTGATACACTGCTCTAGCCCGCTCCAGAGATGACTGAAGTGACCCTTGTGGAGCTGGTTTAGAGGAAAATTGGATCCTGCAGAAATATTCAGGGTTGGGGGTTAAATTGTATGGAACTCATTAACCTGTATGCAAATGATTCTTAGCTGTTCATATACGTGAATTAGTTTTGACCTGCAGTTACTATGTGCAGGTCTTTCTGTACATATGAAAATAGCTTACATTGACGTTATGCTGCTCCTAGCAATTTATCtgctttaattatatttatttgccTCTCTGCTGAAGCCTGGGAGAAGGTCAGCATCAGGTGATtccaattcatagattccaagggcagaagggacaattgtgatcttctagtctcACCTTCTCTATGACATAGGcgatagaacttccccacaataattcctagatcagatcttgaagaaaaacatccaatcttgatttgaaatcTGCCAGTGATGACTGGCAGATTTCATCCATCACGACTCTTGATAAGTTGCTTCTGTAGTTAATTACTCTATGTTAAAAAtcgacaccttatttccaatatgaatttatctagcttcagcttccagccagtggCTCATGTTCTTCCTTTCTCTGGTAGACTGaggaacccattattaaatatttattaagtaTTTGTGTGTGCTGATGGGTAAGGAGGGGGAGCAGTGTGGATTCCAGCATCGGTCTAGGACAGTCGTTCTCAAACTTATTTCATCGTGCCCCCGTCTTTGTGTCTATAGTAGTTTACACACATACCCCCGCCTCTTGCCACATAAGTACATatactgattttacaaaaatcaacatgcaactctccctagatattaaaaacagtaaggcgTTGATTTAAACAGCGCCAacaatccattgtaataagaCCAAAAGCCCCAAACTGATTGTGGTTGctgcttacaattaaatgtgcacaaaGGGATTAACGCATGGAAGGCACCGACTTTATATAATGGTATGTAAGCTCAACCAAACTCCATCATGCTGCACGGTGCCAGCTGGGGACCTGATATCTCTGGAGGAACCAGGTTTGCTAGTTATTCaatgctgtgggtaaaatgtgggCAGTacgttttttcccccttaaacttctccaccccctcttcctcccaatacattccccatccccatccccatcccatccccagtttgagaacgtCTGGTCTAGGAGTTTCGTGCTGTTAGGACCATCGCCCTGGATACCATATGGAGGTTTGTGGTATCAGAACGAGACAGACACATCTCTGCTGTGGTTGGCTGACTTTGTAACATTGTAGCCCACCTTGACCTTGAAACTGAGCAAGGCCTCACTTCTGAACGCCTCAACATAGGTTCTAATTGTGGTTGATCCCCACAGAGCAATGGCGACCGGAAGTAGAGGGTAGCTCCCACAGAGCAATGGCGACCGGAAGTATAGTAGAGGGTAGCCCCCACAGAGCAATGGCAGCCGGAAGTAGGATAGACGTTTATCCCCACAGAGCAATGGCAGCCGGAAGCAGGGTAGAGGCTTAGCCCTACAGAGCAATGGCTGTCCCAAGGAAACCATAGAGACGGGTCTAGAGGAGGCGTCGCGTACCATAGAGTCGCTCTGTGTCCGACCCAGAGCGCCTCCCCGGCCCGCTCATTGACTCGCCTCCAAGATGGCGCAGCAGGTGAACATCACGGAGCTGACGCTGCCGCAGCTCGAGGTGCTGAAGAACCAGCTGGACCAGGTCAgcgacccccccccagccccgtctgagatgcccccccacccccgagagaCCCCCGCGACCCTCGCCCAGCCCTGTCCGAggggccccgcccccccgagaGACCCCCCCGCAACCCCCCCAATCCTCTCTAaggggccccgcccccccggagagaccccctgccccgagcctggggagccccatcccatcccatgcctctgtcctgcccccaTAGTGATGCCGGTTCCACCCCGCCCCCATGGGCGCTGGGCTGTGCTCTTCCCCCAGGAAGtggagttcctctcctcctccatcgCCCAGCTCAAGGTGGTGCAGACCAAGTACGTGGAAGCCAAGGACTGTCTGAATGTGCTCAACAAAAGCAATGAAGGTCAGTGCAGACCCCCTCCCTGCGCCCCTTCCCACCCTGTTCCCCCCAGGCCAGTCTGGGGATGGTGCAGTCGCAGAGGGCCCCCCTTGGCGTTTGCATGCGGTTGTTAAACCCCCCGAGCTGCTCGTGTCCTCTAGCTTTGTGCATGTGGCGTGGCTCTAGGCCACCTGGAATGGCCTCCCTCTTCCCATGGACCAGGTCCTGAGGGGAGGGAGTTTtcactagtggttagagcaaaccactgggaaccaggactccttgatcctggctctgccactgacttgctgcgtGGCCTTGAGCAGGCCACAGGCCTggttggtgcctcagtttccttacagggcgtgtgtgtgtgtgtgtgtaattaattCAAGAGCTCTGAGatctggatgaaagatgctatggaGGGACCAAGCGGCCAAGCGTTACTATTAACCTGACCCAACTGTGTAAAGCCTCTGAATGCTGATGAGCACCCCATAGCAGCTTtggcacacacccccccccccgctgtttGGAGAgcggcctccccccccccccccccccgtactgTGCAGTAGGGGGTAATGTCTGGGTAATAACAGGTATTTGTTTCTGTCTCCAGGGAAGGAGCTGCTAGTCCCGCTAACCAGCTCTGTATCCTTTAGCCACCACCTCAGAGATGCTGCCGACATCGTGCTCTGGCTCCTTGCTACCCTGGCGTTTTGAGTCTCACCCCAACGGGGAACGTAATCCTGCGGGCCCCAGGATGCAGTCTGCTCTGCCTTTGATGCAGCTGGCAGCTAGCAGGCTAGTGTTGAACATTTTCCAGTCAGGGAACTGGAGGCTGGGAACAGTCACAGGGACCCTTTACGTCACTAGTCTAAATCCTGCCTGGATTGACGGTGACCGAAGCTGCTCCCATTGGACGGCTGTTCCAGTGACCTCTCTGTTAAATGATCTGTGCTGTTCCATGTGGCCTGCCGTCCACATCCCAAACCCACACCCCAGCTGGCCCGTTAGCCCCCTCCTTGCCAGAGGGGCCAAGAACCAAGGAGGCTGGTAGAGCATGAGCTCCCCAATAACTCCGTGGTAGGGCTGAGGCTTGTTGGCCAAGATGTACCAGGGGCACTTGCCCTGCTACTGCTTGGGTTGTGCCTGCTCTGGGAATGAACAGGGGCTTCTAGTTCCATGCTCAGACCCGGCTGCCTCCTCTGCCAGTTTCCAGCGATACCAAGAGCCTTGCAATATCCCTGTATCTCTCTGCAACCTCCTCCCATTAATCCTGGCTTGGATTTCTCCTCTGGCCAAGCATCACCTAGGGGCTTTGGGACTGATCTGATCTTATGATTCCTGTTGAAATTGGTTCTAGTCGTTCCCATGGGGCCTGCACAGTTCATATCTAGCAACAtggtccagtggtcagggcactggcctgtgacctgggttctattcccagctgtagcactgacctgttgtgtgaccgTGCGTGAGCCACttcctttctctgcacctgtttcccATCCCATCTTCTCTGTCTCGTCTGTTTGGACCGTGAGCTCTCCAGGACAgagactcactctctctctgcatgtttgtgcagcacccagtTCAGCGGGGCCCTGAGTTTGGTCAACCCTTCAACCTGCCACCACAATATAATCTAGTAAAACATTGTATTAAACTGAAGCTGTAGGCGAATTGCACTCTCAGATCTGCCCGTGCTCAAAGGAGCTCTGTTGCTTTAtagcagctcaggatctggccccttgcAGGAGGTGTAGAGCTAAGATGCTTTGCCCAGGACCTATCACCGTAACCTTGTTGCTGTCTTATGGTTCCCCTGCTGGTCCTGTGTTTTCCCTTGACCTCCCTGGCAGATGTATGTCCCCGGGAAGCTCTCCGACGTTGGCCACGTGCTGGTAGATGTGGGGACAGGCTACTACGTAGAAAAGGTAGGAGGCACTCGTGAGCCAAGCCACCGTGAGAGCGGCATTAGACTTGGTGTGTTCCAGGGAGCGGCAGGATGTGCTTTACCTGCACATAAAATGACTTAGAgccatctcttccccaccccaacctctgTACAAAACGCACTCACTCCTTGAGCACAGAATTCCTGCTGTACACCCAGCAGGCTCTGCCCTGGGAGTGGAGGGATGTGTCTGACAGCAGGCTAGGTAAATGGCCAGTGAGGTTAGTGCACTGCAATTCTCTGCTCGGGGATTGGGTTGCATTCCCTTAGCCAGACCTCCGTGGTCTACGCTGCAGGTGGATCTTGCAAGCTAAGCAGGTGGGTTCTTCTATGAGAAACCTTCAAAACCCAAGCAAGTATTGCAGGCAGCGGTGGTGCACTCTTCCCCTTGAGGCAGTGCCTCAGCCTGCCATCTGTCAGGGCAGCTGTAAAACCAACCTGCTGACCATTAACACTCTAGTGACCCTTTCCCCAAGTGTCAGGGGGTCAGCCCTGGCCAAAGATGCATGGTTATGTACGGTCTCCTCTTGCTGCTTCAGTCGGAGACAGTGCCATCAATTTCTATCCTGTTTTGTGGGCGTTGTGATGCGCGGTTGGACAGCTGTCATGTTCcgcctcagaggtggctgcatttcagaagcAGATGAGGTGATATATAGATACACCTACAAGTAAGGCATGCTGCGAGGCTTCATTACTTAGTGCTGTGAGGTTCTCTGATGAAAGGTGCCGTAGAAAGGCTAAGCATGTTACTGCCTGAGCAGCCAAATCTTGGAGCTATTCAAGTGTTTACCCTCTGTCCTGTGCATTGCTTCCTTGTCACTGAACTTTAGGCAGGGGGTGAGCCCCTCCCCAGGTGCCCACCTCTCCTTAGGGTGGGCATATCATGCCACCTTTCCTCTTGCAGACAGCAGACAATGCCCGCGATTTCTTCAAAAGGAAGATCGACTTCCTGACCAAACAGATGGAGAAAATTCAGCCGGCATTGCAGGAAAAACATGCCATGAAACAAGGTAGGGACGTGCTGGCCTTTCTCTTGCAGGCCTGGTTCTGGGGCGGTGCCCACCGCTGGCACCCGCCTATTCTTAACAGCTAGAACAGCCCCAGGCCAACTCCCTTCACTGTGAGCGTGTTCTCTCCCTTGCAGCCGTGATGGAAATGATGAGCCAGAAGATCCAGCAGCTCACGGCCATGGGGGCTTCACAGGCTGCAGCCACGAAGGCGTAGCCGTTGGCATCAGTCCCCCGGGCCCCGCACGCTGTGGCTTGACTGAGGCATTTCGTTCTGTTACGAGCAGAGTCTTAAAATCACCGAGGAAGCAGCTGGGGCCGAACCCCTCCCAGCCGGCGGGAGGCATCTGCTCTTTGTGCTGGTGGCTGTTACGTGCGCGCCGTGTCTTAAATGCAAACCTGGGGGAAACTCTTCCCCTTTTGTATGTGGCAGGTGAGATCAATGTGCAAGATAAATTAAAGCAGTGCTGAATGGTACGGGGCCGCCTCTGGTGAGAGCTACACTGGAAGTTGTTGCCAGCTGATGTGTGGGGTGGATCTGTCTGTCTAAAGGTTCTGTCCATCACCCTACTCTGAGCCCCTTCCACATAATAGCAAAGGCCCTACTGGAATGGTGGCTCTGGCTGCAGAaggggagggtggcaggggatgcagcatgggtgggggagggttgccTCTTCAGGGAGACCTAGTCTCTAAGTGgcaggcctgggctggagccctcCAGGGAAACAAGGTGGTTCTCCTCTGAGATGTAATAGGGCAGGAGCCAGCTAGTGTGGAGATCAGGGCATCTGGTGAGCACCCCAGACCCAAGGCAAGTCACTGGTACCTACCAGCACCCCTACCCCCTGGCTGGATTTCAAGCTGTGGGTGCATCTCTTGTCAGATACATGTTCCTTCTGGTCCCACCTCCCAGCTtcctctccagccactcagcGCTACAAGCAGGGACCCAGTTTCCTgctagggggaggaggaagggctaTGAGACAGCAGGGGCCAGGCCTTGAAGTGATGGGTTTTTGATGGGCTGGATGTGctgtggttgggggtggggtaataCTGGCCAGGCTTCAAGCTGCATGTAGACCTTGAGCAGAGGGTTGCTATAGCGATTAAACCCAAGCTGGAAGCAGGCATCTGGTCAGCATCTTCTGCCACTGGCTCTTTCCCTCCAGCTGCTCAGAGGGGGGGAGAGTTCCCTCCCACTTTGTCCCCAGCTGCTGAGAGGCAGGAAGGGAGATTGGGTCACCTCTGTTGCCCCCAGAGGAGAGTGTGTCCCCCAATCCCTTGGGTAACTAACAATCTCCGCCTCCATTTGTGCACAGCTCCTCTCTCCATCAGGTCAAAGGGATTCACACGGAACACCTTCCCAACCTAAAATAATGCACCTGGCTCTAGCTTAAAGCcacctgctgccagggctggagaaaggggGTGAACAGAGCTAGAGGGGCCAACCCTCTGGTCAGCCCAGCTGGACAGAGACACACCAGCTCAGGGTTCCCGCTGAGTTTCAGTCCCAAAATCGACGGCCCTCCTAGCTGAAACCGAGGATTTATTTTCACAAAGCTGCCGCTGGTTTCTAttccccttggcagcagcagcCTGTCTGAAACTCCTGCAGGAGTTGGGGGCTACTGGCCTCCTGAAAGCCAGGCCCCGAGGTCTTAACCCCATTCAGCAAGAGACAGCTCATGCCACGTCACCCAGAGGGGGAAAACGCCCTGCCCCCTTCTGCCAGTCATGCCCTAGACCTCCAGGAGTTGGAGAGAAGTGACTTGCAGTGGGGGATCCTGGGGCCTGTGTTTCACCAGGTGCTGAGTGTCCAGGATCtttaagggtggggggggggggggggaggaggtgtcaTCTTGAGTTGGACACTGCTCACTTATGAAAACCTCAGGCAAAGGGAAACAGCTCTTCCTATCACCTGTACACACTGGGAGCAGGCGCTGGTGGGATCCCTCAGGGGACTCCCTGCCAGCCAGGTGCCTTGCAGTAGGTCACCAAGGGGGCTTTCCCAGGCCCGAGGGAACAGACAAGCTGGGGGGTTGGTTCTGAGCTTCTGTTCTGCTTCACTCTCACTTCCATTGCCGATTCCTTCTTTCAGTCTCCAACCGGCCCACACCCACGGAAGGGTAAGTCCTGTCCCATGCTAGCCGACTGGGGCAGGTCCCCAGAAAGCTGCcagctaggagggagggggacaagaGGCTCTTAGAAGGGACAAAGAACCTTTGATTAATTCATGtgatttcctcccacccccattatcCGTATTAGCCCAATACCTAGGGCCCCCCCACTCAGAGCAGGACCCCAAATACGGAACCACGGTGCCATTTCCTTCCCAACGAGCTCGAGCCACACAGAATCTACACCCCCAAAACAGCAGAATTTTATTCTACACCCGAGGCACCTCCTCATCCGCAATCCAGCTTTTAACGTCATTCCCCAGGAGAGGATGCCCTCCCCTACACCTAGATGCTGGCTTCCCTAGGATGGGCGGTTGCCTTGTTGAGTATTATGGCTTCTACCTTaaacatccccccaccccacccctggtcCCCGCCCCCCACCTTATGTACATCTGAAGCTCTGTCCCCTGTGAGTCTTTTGAGGTCTGCTTTCCAAGGGTTTGACCACAGCGTTGATAGAGTGGACGGCCATGGGCAACCCGCACCAATCTAGTGGATGGCCATGTGACGCCATAGACAGCCACGTGACTTGCCAACGCTAAGTGCTCATTGAGATCATGGAAGGTCACATGACGGGCCACGGGCATGCTCAACATCCGTCGATACGGTGGAGGGCCCCGCTCAGCACACATCAATACCATGGACAGCCACGTTTGGCGATGCTGGGGCTGGTCACATGACAGGCATAGCCATGCTTTGCAGGCAGCAACGCTGCGGCCAGCCACGTGCCGAACCCCACTGAGTGCATCTTGATGCCGTACATGGTCACGTGACAGGCACGGCCCCGCTCCGCATCCATCGCTCAGCGCACGAAAAGGGGCTTGTGGACCCTCTTGTGCCGGTTGAGTGTGGCGCTCTTGGCAAAGCTCTCGCCGCATTCCACGCAGATGTAGGGCTCGTGCCCATGGGCTTCGGCCCGGTGGCGCTCCAGCTCGGCGCTCTCACGGAAGGTCTGGCCGCACTCGGGGCAGGCCTGGCTCTGACGGGCAGCGTGGAGCCGCTGGTGCTTGAGGAGGTTGGTGCTCTGGGTGAAGCCGCGGCCGCACTCGGTGCAGCGGTGGGGGCGGGCGCCTGAGTGGGTACGCTGGTGCTTGATGAGGTTTTTGCTCTGGGTGAAGCTCTTGCCGCACTCCCCACACTGGTAGGGCTTCTCGccggtgtggatgcgctggtgctGGATGAGGTTGGAGCTCCAGCTGAAGCTCTTGCCGCAGTCGCCGCAGCGGTAGGGCTTCTCGCCGGTGTGGGTGCGCCGGTGCTGCACCAGGTGCGAGTTCTGGCTGAAGCTTTTGCCGCACTCGCTGCAGGTGCTGGGCCGCTCGCCGGTGTGAGTCCGCTGGTGCCGCAGCAGCTTCGACCAGTGGCTGAAGCTCTTGCCGCACTCGTTACAGATGAAGGGCCGTTGCCGGCCGGTAGCACCGCGGTGCCGCACCACCatccccccctcttcctcctgcccGCCAGCCAACTCCACCAACTCGCTGCCATAGTCAGGGGGCGGTCCTGCCGGGCTCTCCGGCCCCCGGGCTTTGCCGCTGTTCCCGTCGGCTCTCTGGGAAGCCTTCTTCTTGGGCTTCTTGGCCAGCGGGCTATGAGGGATGACGGTCTGGATGATCTCGTGCTGAAGCTCCTCCTCGCTCTCACTCACGATGCCGTCGTCAGCTGGAAAGCAAAGGGGAACCGGGGTTGGCACAAACGCACAGCCCTGGGGCTCCGTCTGGAAGCCAGGGCTGAGCACTGCAGAGCAGCCCAAGGGGTCAGAGGTCCTGTTGCCATTAAAATTCACAGCAACCGGGTATTTGGATTCTCCAGGCAGCTTCCAAAGTCTCCCCCATAGTCCTCAGGGTGGGAGAGACGGCAGTTCTCATTTCAAACCCCGCCCCTCCCAGGAGAGGCCCCAAgcttcccctcagccccactccctcaTGAGCTAGGCTGAGGTGACAAGAGTGACCCACAGACCCCATGAGAAGTTGATGGGGAAGCCTTTGGCTGGAGGTGTATTTACAGCCCAGGACCTAGGAGACATGGGAGCCTTCCCTTTTCACCCCACCCACCCTGTTCCAGGACACTGTATGGAAGAGAATGggcctgggggggagagggggggaagaagCCCAGCTGCCTTGTGCCCTGGAGCACACAGGGACCCCCTCCTCAGCCAGCGGCACAGCCAAACCCCCACCCATAGCAGGTGGGATGGGGCACTCACCAGAGAGAGGGATCTGCACAAAGCGATGCCAAGCTTTGCCACATGCAGGGAGGACAGGAGGAGGAGAGATCCCAAGGGGAGGGCACGGAGGGAGGGGGCTAGGACACCCTTTGGACGCTAGCAGTTTAATGGAGGAATTAAAGCCACCCAAGGGATCTGGGGTTCACCCTGAAGGTGGCTCCTTGGGGCAGCCACCCTGCACTCAGTAACCCCCAGGCACCCTCTTCCCTTCAAATTAAAGCCACTTGGTAAGTGAAACAGCAGGTCACTCTGAGGGGAGGGGCCTCTCAGGAGTCTCACTGAATTGGCAGGGAGCCATGAGTGACACCTGCATCCATGTGGGAAGAACGGCCCAGTGGTCAGgccactagcctaggacttggcaGACCCAGGGGGTTCgagtccttgctctgccacagccttcctgtgtggtgaccctgggcctcagttccccctctgaaCAATGGAgatgcccagccctgcctcagagGGATGTGTGAGGATAACTCCAGTGACAACTGGAAGGTGCTTAGATACAATGCGAATGGGGCCAGACAAGTATCATCCATAACACGAGGAGCGCTAGGCTAGGACAGATGGAACTAAGAGTCCTCTTCACCCTTTGGGTCTCTGCTCCCTCCACCCACACTTCACCGATCGGTGGCTCCTGGCTTCGCGTCCGTCCTCACCTATGTAGACTCGTCTAACGATATCAGGGTCATCAGAGTCATGGAGCTCCACCACGCACGGCTCTTCTTGCTccatttgggggagggaaggagaagtgaGGAGTCAGGAATCCTGCTaatgggagagagaagagaacacAGCCCATTAACTCTCTGCCTCACAGCAGCGTCACCCTACAGAGCCCGTTCCCCACACATGCAGCCATTGAATCTGACACGAGATGGGTTAA
Proteins encoded in this region:
- the PFDN5 gene encoding prefoldin subunit 5, which encodes MAQQVNITELTLPQLEVLKNQLDQEVEFLSSSIAQLKVVQTKYVEAKDCLNVLNKSNEGKELLVPLTSSMYVPGKLSDVGHVLVDVGTGYYVEKTADNARDFFKRKIDFLTKQMEKIQPALQEKHAMKQAVMEMMSQKIQQLTAMGASQAAATKA